One genomic window of Camelina sativa cultivar DH55 chromosome 5, Cs, whole genome shotgun sequence includes the following:
- the LOC109133128 gene encoding uncharacterized protein LOC109133128: MENKADNGNEDGPMVHSQVVKIKKEFEKIRQPSLQQPEMRRVLSEIKRRQRSRSPLGLGERSISVGY, from the coding sequence ATGGAGAACAAGGCCGATAATGGAAACGAGGATGGTCCAATGGTACATAGCCAAGTGGTGAAGAtaaagaaagagtttgagaagataagACAACCGTCCCTGCAGCAGCCGGAGATGAGGAGGGTTCTTAGCGAGATTAAAAGGCGTCAACGTTCACGTTCTCCTCTTGGTTTAGGGGAGAGATCTATTTCCGTTGGATATTGA